CAGGACCAGGTTTCCGGGATGTCCTTTGATGGTCGATTGCCCGATGAACGGGATTTCCGCATAGGGGATCGTCACGCGTTCTTCGAGCGTATCGGCCCATGCGCCGAGGCCGGAGCCGAGCACCACGCCGACGAGGGGCTTGATCGCGCTCTTGGTTCGTACGACGGAAACGGCTTGATCGAGCTGAGAACTGAGGCTCATGCCGCGCAGCCTAGTACAGCCAAGCGCAGCGGGTAAACCGCTTGACTTGGTTGTTTTGGGGATTTGCTCTCCGAGATCGTCGCTTGTTACGTGCAGTGGACGGAGGAGCGTGGTAGCGTGCGCGCCCCCTGCGAGCATCCAAGGTGAATCTGATGTCCAGCACGTTCCAAGAGTTTCTCAAGACCAAGTCGATCGATCCGCGCAGGATCATTTCCGTCTCGCATGAGCTCGAAAGCTTGCGACCCGAGGATCGCGCCATCCGTTTGACGAAGCGTCTTGCTCGCAAGAGCGAGGATGGGGCGAAGAAGAAGGAGGGGCTGAAGAAGCCGCGCAGTGGTCGTCCGATCACGCAGCGTGCTTTGGATGCCGCTCTTGCCGGAAAGGCCGTGAGTGGTCCGACCAAGACGCGTTTCGTGCGTGCGGTCAACAAACTGCTTGAGATCAAGAAGCAAGAGCCCATCACGCTTCAAGCGCTCTTTCCGGGACAAAAGAAGAGCGCGGCCTGATTGGCCCAGCGTTGCGGTAAGTGCTGACGGCTCGTTGAACGATGATTCGACGGGCCGTTACAGTTTCGGCGTGCCGCGCAGCGTACTTCGGCGTTTCGTCAGGTCGAGCAAGTCGGCGCCGACGAGAGCCACGGTCAATCCCACAGCGATGTAGATCATGCTCGCGACGTTCGCTGCCGCGCCGTCGCATGGCAAAGTTTCCGGCGTCGTATTTTTTTCACACATGTCGTGAATGCGGTACGGGTGATGTGCAACTGACGCCTTCGTGCACGCAGTTGTGCGAATTGACGCAGGCGCACCTCGGCTTCGAGTACCGGGCGGCATGGATGTCGTAGACGAACTCGTTCGGCGTTCTCGCGCTGGTGATCGAGCTGCATTCACGCAGCTCTATCGCGAGCACCGCCAATCCGTTGCGCGCCTCGTCTTCCGCATGACTGGACGCTCGAACGAAGTCGAAGACACGGTCCAAGAAGTTTTCCTCCAAGCGTATCGAAGCCTTGGAGAGTTTCGTGGACAGTCCAAATTCTCGACGTGGCTGCACCGCGTCGCCGTCAACGTCGTGCTCATGGCACGTCGCGCTCAGCGCAATCGCCCGAGCGTCATCGACCTGCCACTCGAAAGTGAGCGTTCGCCGGATCCAAGGTTGCTCCCGGACGAAGATGCATCGCGGCTTCGTCGGATGGCAGCGTTCCGCAACTTGCTCGAAAAAATCCCCGAAAAAAAGCGCGTTGTTTACATCCTGCACGACATCGAAGGTCTTCCACCGACCGAGATTGCAGCGATCGTGGATGCCCCTGTGCTCACTGTTCGTACGAGACTTTTTTATGCTCGTCGCGAGCTCATCAAGCTGATGCGTCGCGACCCCGTTTTGGCCCAATTGGTCGACGAAATCGCGGCCGACTTACGACAAACAGAAGAACCCCTAGCTGCCGCCGGCGAGGAGGAATCGTGACCACTTACGGATCTGAAGAGCGGGCTCTCGAAGCCATGCGAAAGGAACTCGCGACTGAGCGTGTGCCCGACTTGCCTTGGGACGACATGGAGCGCGAGCTACTTGCAAAGCTCGAGGAAGCGCCGATGACGTCTCATCCTCGTTCGCTCGATGCACGCGTCGACGATGTTCCCGTTGCGAGCGTGCGCAGCCCTCGCCCTCAGTTTGCCCGCCTCAGCTTTGTCGTATTGGCGGCCGCTGCGTCCTTCGGCCTCTTTTGGATGGCCGTGTCGCGCAACCGCGGACCCATCGTCATTTCAACTGCGTCGCCATCCGTTACGGCACCTGCTGCGTCAATCTCGAGCGCTCCGTCGGTTTCTCAGGAAATACCTTCCCCAGCACCGATGCCTGTCGAGCACAAGGAGTCCGAGCCTGCTCCCACCCCGCCGCGTGCGCTCACGACGAACGACGTCAGGGCGGCGCTGTCCGTGTGCGTACCGTCGAACAAACCGAATTCACCAACGGGCGCGCGTCCTGCCAAAAATCGAACGCTGAACATTCAGCTCGCAGCAGACGGCCGAATTTCCAAAATTCGCTTCGAGCCAGTTCTCGGAGCTTCCGTGAACCAATGCGTCCTCGACTCGCTTCGTTCGGGAAGGTTCGTCGGGAAGACCGGTTCGATCACGATTCAGTTCTAAAAGGCAAACTCGTTCGAGATCGAATCATTTCTCGCCGTAGGGCGACGGCGGAGCGTGGCGCAATAGTTCCGTGAGCGCATGCGTATCGCGCACACCCATCAGCCCAAACTGCAAACCCATTCCATCGCTTTGCGTCCAGCGCACCGTCGCAGTCACTCGAATCGGCTGCTTTGCAGCAGGGATGAAGAGCTCCACCGGCGTCGAGCTCGCGAACGGTGCGGGGGTGTCTGTAAGGACAAACATTCCGCCGATGCTCAGATCGCGCGACACCGCTTCGATGCGCCGCCCATCGCCCAGCGTGAACGCGACGGGAATTCCAATCAGTTTGCGCGGGTGCCTTCGCTTCTCGGACACTTTCTAACCTCGCACGTCGTGACCGCTCTACAATACTGTGCAGGAGGCTTTTTTTAGGTGGCAAAAAGCGATCGGGGTGTGAGTCGAGTCGATGTGCCACGCGGCTTGGGTCGACACTTCGAAGGCTGGCAGCCAGGACTCGTTGCCATCGTTCTCGCTGGCGCCGTGGCGCTCCTTGCCGTTCCGCAATCAATCGAGCCGGTCGAGCTACCGGTGCCCATGGCCGATGTTCGCGAGCTGCGTCGCGTCGCTCGAGCCGATGATGCCGCAGCGCGTTCGGTCGTGCGAACCCCGCTCGATGCCGATGTTCGTGCCGTCGGCTCGCTTCTGCGCGCTTTCGGCAAGGCCGATGCAATTCGTGACGATGCCATGCTCGTGCAGCTTCGTTCGCAGATCACGACCGCCGTGCTCGTTGCGCGTGCTCAGGGCGACGCTCCGCTCGTCGATCTGCGCGCATTCCAAATGAACGCGTTCGTGCGCGAGGTGAAGCATTTCGTTGCGACCGGGGAGGTCAGTTCCGACCTTGTCGAGCTCGGGGGACCTTTTGCCGACGTGCTCATTCGTAACGGTTGGTGCGAGGGGTCTTCGCCGTGTGTGATGCGGATGGGTGAACATGCGCTGAGGGTCGCGTTCAAACGACGTTGGAACGAGATCAGCGGCCTATCCGGCGGCCCTTTCGAGCTCACCGTCGATGAGCAGCGAGCGTTTTACGAGTTCCTTCTTCAGTACCCGCCCCGAAAACTCGAACGCAAAGCGGGCGTCGATCGAGCGTATCTCTTGCGCAAGGTCGACGAGCTTGCTGGAATCGATGCGGCGTATCCGCGACATTTCGCGCGCGGCATCATTCAATTCCAAACGGGCGACTTTCGGCGAGCGGCCGAATCGTTCACTGCGCATCTCGAAGCATCGCCCGATGGTCCCTGGACGCTTCGAGCGCAGAATCACCTTCGTGCAGCGCTCGAACGATCGATGATGGAGCCGCCGTGACGTTACCGCGCGGCATCTTTGCTTGGCGAGGTCGATCATGGGGCACATTTTCAGCATGCGAGCATGATCGCTTCGCACGGCGCCGTACCGTTTCGACTCGAAGTTTCGCGTAGCGATTTCAGAGCGATTCTGAAAAAGTATCCGCCGACAGTCCTCACCGACGATCGTCATCCGAGCATTCGAATCGGCGAAACCCGCGTTGACTCGCGCGCGGATTCGAGTGAGACCGGTGTCGATCAGCGCGCAGACCGGAGTTTTTCAAGCATGGGCATCATCACTCGCCATGTCTTCATGAATTCGAACGACATCCGCTTCCATGTGACGGACGCGGGGCACGGGTTTCCAATCTTCCTCCTGCATGGCTTTCCCGAACTTTGGTACTCGTGGCGCCGTCAAATCGATGCGCTGGCCGAAGCAGGCTTCCGCGTCGTCGCTCCAGACCTTCGAGGTTACGGCGGCACGGATGCTCCCGAAGAAGCCGATTCGTACGTGATGAGCGTTCTCTGTGAGGATCTTCTCGGCATTTGTGACGAGCTCGGTTTCGACAAAGCAGCGATGGTAGGGCACGACTGCGGTGGAGCGCTGGCGTGGCAGTTCGCGCTGCGCCATCCGGAGCGCACCGAGCGTGTCGTCAGTCTCAACACGCCGTTTCTACCGCTGCCTTCGGTTCCACCGACCATCGCGTTGCGAGATCGGTTTGGATTGACAGACGCGAGCTTCTATGTCCGGTACTTTCAGACGCCTGGCGTTGCCGAGCAGGAGCTCGAAGCCGACGTACGCACGACGTTCCAGAAGCTCATGCGCACGGCTCGTTATGCCGATGATCTGTGGACGTTTGCTACCGTCGGTGGTGACGGAAGCTCGCTTCTTGGAAAGATCGGCATGGGCGAAGCGCTCTTGTCCAAGGTCGACGTGGAGACGTACGTGCGCACGTTCAAGCGCACGGGTTTTCGCGGAGCGCTCAACTGGTTCCGCGCCGCGGACAAGTCGTGGGAGGAGGAGCGCGAGTTGCCTTCACGCGACATCGACATGCCCGCGATGCTCATCGTCGCTGACAAGGATAAACTGTCGCTGCCCGAGATTGCTGGCGACACGAAGACGCTCGTCAAGAACCTTCGTATCGAGCATCTCGATTGCGGTCACTGGACGCAGCAGGAAAAGCCTGCCGAAGTCACGCAATTGCTGATTGATTTTCTGGGCGACCTACGCGGATCGCCGTCGGAGTGAAGAGGCCGTCTCGAAACTCGGCCCCCCTGCTTTCGATGCCTCCGCGCGGGGTTTCGGTGGCTGTCTCACAACTTGAGGCGTAGTGTGTCACCGCACGCCCGCGCGGGGTAAAAACCCCGCGCTACATTACAAGAAGTCCTCGCGCTACCGCGCTCGGACTAGCCTCACGCCGCATTGCGAGATCAGCAATCTATTGCGGAATCGTCGGGGATTCTCGATAACGATCCGAGATCGTACAACGCCAGTCCCGAACGGCAGTGAGGGACTTTTTATCGTGTAGCGCGGGGTTTCAACCCCGCGCGGGGGTGCATTCGAGGACGGGGGTTTCGAGTGTTGAGACAGTTTCTTCAACCCCGCGCGGGGTCTAAGCCGCCATCTGGGGCTCGAAGAGCGAAATCACCGAGCCCCACGGGTCGGCGATGATGCACATTTTGCCAACCGTGGGAACGTCGATTTGCGGCGCGAGAATCTTTGCGCCGAGTGATTCCGCTTTGGCACGAGCATTATCCAGATTTTGCACGACCACGTGCGTCGTCCAGCTCGACCGAGCACCATCTTGCGGCGCGTCGGTGTCCGCGATTACGTCCTGGCCTTCGCCGGCCGCGAAAAACAAGCCCGGAGCATCACCGAATTTGCCTCGAACCCAGCCGACCACGGCCCCGTAAAACGCGAGCGCCCGGTCGCCATTGGTCGTCGTCAGCGAATCCCAGCAGAAATCGCCAATGTTCGGCATCTCGCGCGGAGCTTGGTCGCCACGGTTATCATGATAAACCACGAAACCGGCGCCTTCGGGATCCAAGAGGTACGCAAACCGCCCAATGTTCGGAATGTCCATCGGCGCGCACGTGGCCCGACCACCCTTGGCTTCGGCAACTTTCGCAGCGCTGTCCACATCAGGGACGGAGACATAGCCGACCCAGTGCGAGGGGATTCCTTCACTCACGGGCATTTCCAAAATCCCACCTTGCTCGCGCCCATTCACATCGATCAGCCGATAGATTCGGCCTCCACCAATTTCGGTGTGCCGAAACTTCCAACCGAGGAGGTCCCCGTAAAACTTTTCGGCGCCCGCGCCGTCGGGTGTCATGAGCTCGTGCCAAACGAAGTGGCCGTGGCGATACGTTCCTTGCGTCATTGCTTGCTCCATTGAATCCAGCCGAGTGGCCATTTGCCACGAATTGCGTACTCTACGCCCGCCCGTGGAGATGTCAATCATGAATTGTCAGCGACTCGTTTTACCCGACCAGTCCCGGCAGTGGCCCCGACGAACTGTCCCCAAAGCTCGACAAACCATCGCCCATCGCGTTCGCAATCGACACGAATAGCTTGCCGTGCCGCTCGTAGCCGTATTGAAGGAGCCGGCCCGTCGATATCGACCCACCTCCGCGACCGGCAAGAACGAATGGCATGTCATCGTGCAAATGCGTATTGCCGTCGCAGACCTCGGTGCAAAGCACGACGATGCTGTTGTCGAGCATCGTTGCCCCGTCTTCCGGGCGTTTTTTCAGCTCGTCGAGCAAGTAGGCGAATTGAGACACCCACCATGTACGCTGTTGCAGGAATGCCTTGAATTCCGCCTTGCCCTCGTCGTGATTCGCACCGTAATGCGACGCTTGATGGCTGCGCATGTCGAAATTGGGCGTATACATTTCGGTGCCTGGAAAGCGACTCATGATGAGCTCGCTCGTGTGCACCGACCCTTGAATGACGCCGACTTTCGTCAAACCACACGCCATTGCGAGCACCATCAAGTCGATTTGCGCCTTCAGAATGCTCGGAAATTTTTCGTCCTTGTAAAGCTCGCCGTCGGTAAAACCCGTCGTATCGACGCTCGGGCTTTCGCACGAGGCCGCGGGGATCACGCCACCGCTCTTGATGCGTTTTTCCACTTCGCGGAGTGATTCGAGGTGCATGTCGAGCTTCGACTTTTCGATTTGCCCAAGCTGTGCGCGTAGCGTTTCGACGTCGTCAATTACGTTGTCGATGATCGTGGCTTTGGCCGGATCGACCTCGGGCGTCACGCCGCCGCCCGCAATCGAACCGAAAAGGTTGTCGAACGCTTTGCGCGGATTGTCCTCGGGCGTGATGCTTTGACCAGCGCTCGGGTAACTGATGTGTTTGTCCCCGGATGCGTTGTTCTGGTTGGCCATCGCTCCGAGGTACAAATGCCGATAAGGCGCGCTTGCTCCGATTGTACGTGCGAGGTATTGGTCGATGGATTCGTTGTATCCGCCATCGGCTGCCGTCAGCAGTTTCTTCGCGCCGCCAGGATGACTGCCGGTGTCCGTCGGGCCCATGCTGAGCCCGCGGAAAAAGACGCAATCATTTTTGAAAGGCAAAAGGGGCGTGAGCACCGTCGGAAGCTCGAAATTGGATTCCGAACCCGTCGGGTGCCACTTGGACGGCTCGCCATTTTGGCTGGGCCCGGGCACGCCGTCCGGGAAGTAAAAGAAGATGACTCGCTTGGCCACGCCCGCCGCTCGAGTTTTTCCAGGCCGAAGCAAGTTCAAAAACGGCAGCGTTATGGCCGCGGCACCAAGGCCCTTGACGAAACGACGACGATGGATGTTATGGCGCTTCATCGCTGGCTCCTCACTTCCTCACCCTGAAACCATCGGACGCGAGCACGCTCACGACGAGCTCCTTCATGTCCCAACCACTCGCCTCGAAAGTACTTTCGATTTTCCGTAATGCACAAAGATCCGCGACCGATTCGGATCGTCCCGTCGCAAATCGATGCACCTGCGTTGCAAAACACGCTTTCGCGCTGCGACTCTCTGCAATGATCGATGCAAGCTCCGGCAGGGTCGAATACAGCGCGTCGGTGTTCGTCCCCATGCCATTGACGTCATTCATGTTGCCTGCCGCGTCGATGGGCTTTCCGTTTTCGGTGTCGCGGTATTTCCCTATGGCGTCGAACCTTTCGAAGCCGAAGCCGACGTCGTCGATGTATTGATGGCACGAATAGCAGGCAGGATCGGCCGTGTGCTGCGCAAACCGCTCGCGCGTCGTCGCATTGGGATCGATGTCGGGTACGCCGCCCGCATTGGCCGGAGGTTGCCCGAATTCTTGGCAAAGAAGCATTTCTCGCACGAAGAGCCCTCGACGAATGGGCGACGATTGATCCGAATGCGAATAACTCGCCAGCACGCTCCCATGTCCCAATAGACCCGCGCGACGTTCGGCCGGTTGATCGACTTTCGTCAAGGTTTGTCCAAGACCTCCAGGCAAACCATACACCGAACCGACCGCGTCATTGGCAAACGTGTATCCACCAAGCAAAAGCTCGGGATACTTGCCCGTCCCGTCGAACATCACGTGCGTGACGAACTGCCTGGTTTCTTCGGCCAGGCCCTGGCGCTCCGCTGCGCCATATGCCGGGAAAAGCGTCGTGCTTTTGTCCGCCGTGAGCACTCGTTCCACGCCGAGCCATTGGAGGGCAAACGTTCCAACGACGTTTCGCGCGCGGCCGTCTGCAAGAAGCCGGCGCGCTTCTTCGGCAACGCCTGCGGCGCTTGCGAGCTTCCCCGACTTGGCAGCGTCGAAGAGCGCCGCGTCCGGCATCGTGCCCCATAACGAATACGAAAGGGCCGACGCCATTTCGTACGGCGTCAAAGCAAATGTCCCATCACCCTTCGGTACGCCCACCTCGAATCGATAGAGGAAGTACGGCGATGAAAGAAATACCTGAAGCGCAACACGAACGCCTTCCGTGAACGTTTGCTGCCCCGTGACGATCGAGGCATACTTGGTGACTTCGGTCGGCGTGAGCGGCCTGCGAAAGACGCGCTCGCCAAATGTCGTCACGAATGTTTTGGCGCAGCCGTTCGGATCGGCATTGAAGTCGCACGGGACGATCCCGCCGATGTTTTCCATGCCCTTCTGCGCCAGCGCCTCGGCCGCTTTCATGTATTGCTCGACGTGAATGCTCGTCACGAGACCCGCATCGACATTGTCGTCATACCCAAATCCCTTGGGCCGGCTCTCGATGGGAAAGTCCTTGGCCCAATCGTACGCCCCGGCATTTCCACTGCCGCCGGCGTCGCAACCGAGCGTCAGGACGGAGTTGCTCCCGCCAAACCCATCGGGCACCTTGACCGGATTGGCCGGATCGAACACCCAATTGGATTCGTCAATGACGAATTTGTATTGGTACGTGCCATTCTGGAGTGTGTGTTTTGCGTAATACAGGTTCTTCGCCGGGACGTATGTCATGGCATACCCACCCGCCGCGACCGTCCCGGCCCACGCATTGAATTCACCCGCCACGTGCACCGAGCCATATTGCTTGTCGGTCGGATAAATGAACGTTTGCACGCTACATGGATCCGCGACGCACGTGCCGCCGACGCACGATGCTTCTTGCACGTCGCAATCACCGTCCGAGCTGCACGATGCGCCTGATGGTCCGGACAAACTGAAGAGATCGTTCACCGTGGCATTGTATTCGCGACGATTGAGCAGCCGCAATTTGCGCGGGCCGAACGTCGGTGCATCACAGGCCGACTCGAGGCTCAGGATGAATGCCGCGACGTCTTTCGCGCACGTTTCCACGCAGCGCGCGGGGTCGTGTTTCGGCATCGTCGCGTCGATGATTCCGACGAGCGTTTCGGCGCCGCGCGTCCAAGGAACGAGCCTCGGGCCGGTCGTGCCTTCACCAAGTTTGCCATGGCAGGACGCGCAAAGTTTTTGATAGAGCGCTTCGCCCGATGCGGCGTTGCCCGGAAGCGGTTCACTGCTCGCGCCAGGGTCGCTACACGCGCCCGCAAGAGCGAGGGAGAAACCGACGACCGGAACCAAGCACCAGGTTGCGGTTTTTCGGAATGGTTGGGGCACGGTGACACTCGTGGAAAGGATTGGTGGGAGTCTACGTCGAGCGACCTTCGAGGTGTGTAGGTATGACCGCGAAAGTGGTGGAATGTCAATGGATGTCTGTTCATTGACTATTTTGTTTGTAGAGCGCGCCGTTCGTGTATCATGCCCGCATGCTCGACCGCTTCCCTCCGCTCGAATTCCCCGCGACGTCCGTGGCCGCAGGCTCCAAGAACATGGCCGACCTGTTCTTGCGCCGCGTGGCCGCCACGCCATCGACGATCGCGTGGAAAGTCAAGCGTGGCGGAGCATGGGTGCCGTCGACGTTCGACGACTTCTACCGAGGTGCGGCGGCCATTGCGACATACTTGCTGGATTGCGGTATCGGCGCAGGTGACAAGATCGGAATCGTCGGCGGCACGCGGCCGGAATGGTGCATTTCCGATTTTGGCTGCTTGCTCGCCGGCGGTGTATCCGTTGGCGCATATACGACACTCGCGCCCGCGCAGCTCGCGTACATTCTCGATCACGCGGACGCTCGCATCGCCATCGTCGAAGGTACCAGCGAAATCGAAAAAATCCTCGAAATGAAATCATCGATGCCAAAACTCGAGCGCGTCATCGTTTGGGACACCAAAGGGTCGGAAGAAGCGCTGCGCACGCACGATTGGCTGGTGCCCCTCGAAAAAGTGCTGAAAACGCCGATTGATCGAGCGCGTATCGACGAACGAGTCGGTGCGATCAAACCCGATGACATCGCGATTTTGATTTACACGAGCGGAACGACCGGGCCGCCCAAGGGAGCGATGATTTCGCACGATAACCTCATCACGTTTCTCGCCGCCAGCGCAAATACGCGGCCGGCCAATCGAGACGAAATCATTCTGAGCTTCCTGCCGATGGCACATGCGGCCGAACGTGTGGCCGGATTTTATGGTCGCGTCAATTATGGCACATGCGCGGCGTATGCCACGAGCGTCCCGGCGGTGCTCGAGGAAGTCAAAGAGGTTCGGCCGACGCTTTTTGGAAGTGTGCCGCGCATTTTCGAGAAAGCGTACGCGCGCATGATGGCCGAAGTGCAAAAAGCTCCGCCGGCAAGGCAAAAAGTTTTCCGCTGGGCAGAAGGCGTGGGACGGGCCGTCGTTGCCGATTGGCAGGCGCGACGTGAATCGTCTTTGCTGCTGCAAATTCAGCATCGCATTGCCGATCGAATCGTGTTTTCGCGAATTCGTGAGGCATTCG
The nucleotide sequence above comes from Polyangiaceae bacterium. Encoded proteins:
- a CDS encoding sigma-70 family RNA polymerase sigma factor, encoding MDVVDELVRRSRAGDRAAFTQLYREHRQSVARLVFRMTGRSNEVEDTVQEVFLQAYRSLGEFRGQSKFSTWLHRVAVNVVLMARRAQRNRPSVIDLPLESERSPDPRLLPDEDASRLRRMAAFRNLLEKIPEKKRVVYILHDIEGLPPTEIAAIVDAPVLTVRTRLFYARRELIKLMRRDPVLAQLVDEIAADLRQTEEPLAAAGEEES
- a CDS encoding PilZ domain-containing protein, which translates into the protein MSEKRRHPRKLIGIPVAFTLGDGRRIEAVSRDLSIGGMFVLTDTPAPFASSTPVELFIPAAKQPIRVTATVRWTQSDGMGLQFGLMGVRDTHALTELLRHAPPSPYGEK
- a CDS encoding alpha/beta hydrolase; the protein is MGIITRHVFMNSNDIRFHVTDAGHGFPIFLLHGFPELWYSWRRQIDALAEAGFRVVAPDLRGYGGTDAPEEADSYVMSVLCEDLLGICDELGFDKAAMVGHDCGGALAWQFALRHPERTERVVSLNTPFLPLPSVPPTIALRDRFGLTDASFYVRYFQTPGVAEQELEADVRTTFQKLMRTARYADDLWTFATVGGDGSSLLGKIGMGEALLSKVDVETYVRTFKRTGFRGALNWFRAADKSWEEERELPSRDIDMPAMLIVADKDKLSLPEIAGDTKTLVKNLRIEHLDCGHWTQQEKPAEVTQLLIDFLGDLRGSPSE
- a CDS encoding VOC family protein; this translates as MTQGTYRHGHFVWHELMTPDGAGAEKFYGDLLGWKFRHTEIGGGRIYRLIDVNGREQGGILEMPVSEGIPSHWVGYVSVPDVDSAAKVAEAKGGRATCAPMDIPNIGRFAYLLDPEGAGFVVYHDNRGDQAPREMPNIGDFCWDSLTTTNGDRALAFYGAVVGWVRGKFGDAPGLFFAAGEGQDVIADTDAPQDGARSSWTTHVVVQNLDNARAKAESLGAKILAPQIDVPTVGKMCIIADPWGSVISLFEPQMAA
- a CDS encoding DUF1552 domain-containing protein, producing the protein MKRHNIHRRRFVKGLGAAAITLPFLNLLRPGKTRAAGVAKRVIFFYFPDGVPGPSQNGEPSKWHPTGSESNFELPTVLTPLLPFKNDCVFFRGLSMGPTDTGSHPGGAKKLLTAADGGYNESIDQYLARTIGASAPYRHLYLGAMANQNNASGDKHISYPSAGQSITPEDNPRKAFDNLFGSIAGGGVTPEVDPAKATIIDNVIDDVETLRAQLGQIEKSKLDMHLESLREVEKRIKSGGVIPAASCESPSVDTTGFTDGELYKDEKFPSILKAQIDLMVLAMACGLTKVGVIQGSVHTSELIMSRFPGTEMYTPNFDMRSHQASHYGANHDEGKAEFKAFLQQRTWWVSQFAYLLDELKKRPEDGATMLDNSIVVLCTEVCDGNTHLHDDMPFVLAGRGGGSISTGRLLQYGYERHGKLFVSIANAMGDGLSSFGDSSSGPLPGLVG
- a CDS encoding DUF1592 domain-containing protein, which encodes MPQPFRKTATWCLVPVVGFSLALAGACSDPGASSEPLPGNAASGEALYQKLCASCHGKLGEGTTGPRLVPWTRGAETLVGIIDATMPKHDPARCVETCAKDVAAFILSLESACDAPTFGPRKLRLLNRREYNATVNDLFSLSGPSGASCSSDGDCDVQEASCVGGTCVADPCSVQTFIYPTDKQYGSVHVAGEFNAWAGTVAAGGYAMTYVPAKNLYYAKHTLQNGTYQYKFVIDESNWVFDPANPVKVPDGFGGSNSVLTLGCDAGGSGNAGAYDWAKDFPIESRPKGFGYDDNVDAGLVTSIHVEQYMKAAEALAQKGMENIGGIVPCDFNADPNGCAKTFVTTFGERVFRRPLTPTEVTKYASIVTGQQTFTEGVRVALQVFLSSPYFLYRFEVGVPKGDGTFALTPYEMASALSYSLWGTMPDAALFDAAKSGKLASAAGVAEEARRLLADGRARNVVGTFALQWLGVERVLTADKSTTLFPAYGAAERQGLAEETRQFVTHVMFDGTGKYPELLLGGYTFANDAVGSVYGLPGGLGQTLTKVDQPAERRAGLLGHGSVLASYSHSDQSSPIRRGLFVREMLLCQEFGQPPANAGGVPDIDPNATTRERFAQHTADPACYSCHQYIDDVGFGFERFDAIGKYRDTENGKPIDAAGNMNDVNGMGTNTDALYSTLPELASIIAESRSAKACFATQVHRFATGRSESVADLCALRKIESTFEASGWDMKELVVSVLASDGFRVRK
- a CDS encoding long-chain fatty acid--CoA ligase — translated: MLDRFPPLEFPATSVAAGSKNMADLFLRRVAATPSTIAWKVKRGGAWVPSTFDDFYRGAAAIATYLLDCGIGAGDKIGIVGGTRPEWCISDFGCLLAGGVSVGAYTTLAPAQLAYILDHADARIAIVEGTSEIEKILEMKSSMPKLERVIVWDTKGSEEALRTHDWLVPLEKVLKTPIDRARIDERVGAIKPDDIAILIYTSGTTGPPKGAMISHDNLITFLAASANTRPANRDEIILSFLPMAHAAERVAGFYGRVNYGTCAAYATSVPAVLEEVKEVRPTLFGSVPRIFEKAYARMMAEVQKAPPARQKVFRWAEGVGRAVVADWQARRESSLLLQIQHRIADRIVFSRIREAFGGRVRYFVTGAAPTPKQILEFFWGAGMPIYEVYGMTEATVMTHANRPGCVRIGSVGKAIDCIEDRIADDGEILIRGKTVFKGYYKDPEATAAAIDAEGWLHTGDVGRKDAEGFLYITDRKKHIIITSGGKNITPANIENEIKASDALISQAHVHGDKRAYCTAIVTIHPIEAIEWAKERGMLDDPSRAESMRLLLLQNPLSRPPGLDEVMTRVTGHPDLQKRVIEAVRRANTKLSRVETIKRIHLLNRDFSLEEDEITPTLKVKRKSIEKKFAAVFDKLYDDETFGLAVMDK